The following nucleotide sequence is from Perca flavescens isolate YP-PL-M2 chromosome 20, PFLA_1.0, whole genome shotgun sequence.
AACATCCTTGCTTTAAATCTTCCCCCAAAACCGTCCAAGCACCTTCCTGCATGGCTGCATGCACCGGTCCTGCACGGCTTTGCGCATTATGTCACCATACAAAATCCTATTTGGCACAGCTGGTTGCGAAGGTGTATCTGCCCTGCCGGGAGACCGATTATCAGAACCAACACATAACGCCCCACATCTCCGGATTCACACAAAACACCTTGAAGCATCTCCTGTCAGCTATATCctgtggctctctctctctctctctgaactacacacacacacgcgcgcacacacacacacacacacacacagagcattaTTTGCTCACCTTTTTAGAACTCCGAATACATGCGCGCACATTTCTACGGATGTCTGTTTCCATCGGCCACAGCAGGGCGGGTCGTGGAGCAAAGTGGCATCCAGATGGATAACCACCCCCAAATAAGAGCGAGATTTCGGTGGTGCTCCTCCGGTCAGCTTCAGCACCTAACGAGCGAGCGACTGACTGCGGTTGGGCTGGTGTCGCCCCTCCCACAGACTAGCAGAGGGGCTTCCTCCGCCGTCTCTCGCTTTTAAAAAACTTACTTTACCAAATGATATCTTACTGAAACTTACAGATTGTTTTAATAACCACTTTGGACCCAACAAAGCTGTAACCGAACACTGTTTTCACCGACATCATGCCCCTATTGTTGTTGCTActgatgatgatcatcatcatcacctgaCTCGGCCCCACCTTTTGGCCGGATAACTCCAGCTTTTTGGGGgtttaaatacacacacacacacaccgctttGTCACTTTAATAGTTCCACCCTTAACTTACCTGCATAGCCAGCGTACAGCCATCTGAACTGTTGCGGAAAAGTGCGCACCTCCCCTGATTAAAGCTAAACATTAGCctacctagctaacgttaccttacTTTCCAGCTCACGCGTACGAACTAACGCGGAGTTTCTCTTCGTTCCTTTGAGGGGGGGATAAACCCGTTTAACCGGCGTTTGTTTTTCTCGACGAATACAAAATGTTAATCGGTGTTTAGTTGACGTGTATTAAATACATATCTACGTAGAATAAAAAACATGAACGTGTCATTTTGCCGGTGATAGACTTAGCTATTTTTTGACGTCGTGTAAGTTTTGGTCGTCCAACATGGGTGTGCTCCATTTTTATACTGTGGCTGTGCGGGTGCTATGTGCGGGTGTCGTGTTCAAGTACCCTTAAAAAAGTAGTATAAAGATCTGACAAGGAACACTAATTACTTATTATTAGCATTCTACCTGTAGCCTATTTGATTGTAATAGAGCATCTTTGTCATCATAACCAACGATTAAACTGTtaatgatatttaaaaaaagaataataacaataaaacaaatcttTCTATATTCCTTTCCCTCTGTTAGGAAGTGGGCCCCTTACCTGGCCGCTGGAGCACGCACGCATTCAGTGAAGGTGGCCCTGCATTACTACACGCCTTGATTTTAcctaaagaaatgaaaaaaagcaacatgtgGACGGTTTATTTAATAATGTTATCAACGAAGTGGGGGGCAGAACTGGGCCCTCATTAAATTATGGAAtaattaaaaatctttttttaaataggcctatttgtggaaaaaaatatgtagcATAATATTTGAATTACAtaaaagttttttatttgttttcttcctaaTTGTCCTGGAAATGGTGGTCAAGAACCCCACCCTCACCCCCAACATAAAAATGGTTTGGCCACTGATCAAAAATCTGTGTAATCTAAGATCTCGTCCCGGGCCCAGGCAAGACTGTCAGCTGGCCTGgtaacaataataatcattaTGACAATAATGCATTTGCGATTTTCATAGCAGAAAGCATTCAAGCGAATGGACACACTTACCCATTCACTTGATtgggaaagtgtgtccaaactttcaCTGGTACTGTACAAGAAACCCCGCCCGACTGGCTCAATCACGGGCTGCGCCGGTAACATTTTGGAGCCCGTCCTTTCGTTGTGGGAGTGACCAGAAACGGCTGTGCTCACACAGAAGGACACCGACATGAACTCCCTTGCTGAAGTACTCTGTTGGATAATATTAACACGGGGATACTCTGCTCTGTAACGGCTACTGACTCTCCTTAAGACTGCAGTTTAGTTTGGGTTAATTAAAATGGCGTCCaaagcagcagtagcagcagcggGCTGTTTAACATGGAGGGTGTTCAGTCCTTTTACCCTCCACTCTCCTCCATGCAGTTTATCAGCACTGACTATTCGGCAGTGCAGCTCCAAACTGGCAACCCAACCGGACAAAACACCAAAGGTTCGTACAGTAAATCATAATTCCTCGTAGAACATATTGAATATAAGAGCTACCATGTTGAATATTCGACTTACAGGAAGCGTTACGTCCTCGGCACTTCGTTTACAATCACACCAGCGTGCGTGTGTTGCCATGGTACTGTTGCTGTGGTTGTTGCcacgttttctttttatatgCATGCATATGAAACAAAAAATCAAAATACTCCATTATAAAGTAAAGTTATGCATTAAAAATgcagtgatggaagaagtattcaatACCACAGTGTACAAAATACTCAAAAtcttaaaaagtacaaaagcaaTATAACAGTGTACCAACAGTTAAAAAGTAATGttgctcattatgcagaatgtgctttaaacattttaatactgCTGGTAATTTTAACCTATACTAATACATCCTCATTTATTTCTtggttatattttgtattaatcatccaaatctgcaaagtaactaattaTGCCAAATAAATACTACTTCAGTACGTAGAGTagtttattagttacattccatcacTGACATATTTCAGTAGAGTATTAAagaaactgctttttttttttttacaaacattacCTAAATTAAAAACTGATAAGATAACCCTCTGACCGCTTTAATAATAACATTGACACAAGTTCACATTCTCTGACTGAACCAGTGTTAGCAATGCAGTTGTTCTACCCATAGATATAAATACGTTTATACATGGGGAAATAAATGCTGTGGCaagcaaatatttgttgttAACGTGCatgattcctaaaaaaaaaaaaatcccgaAACATGAGTAATGTTTTGAATCTTCAGAAGGTTTTGAATAATACAGCAGATTCATTATTTAATCATTCTTATATTTAcatgaataaagacatttgcctGCAGAAAAGGCCCAAATTGGAAAATgcatcagaatgcaggaaatgtaGCGTTTGATGCTCaaagtatatatgtgtgtttctaCCTGTTTCTGGACTCTGAGTCCTGCTGCATCGTGTTCTCTGGCTCGCTGCTTGCCTCATCACACAGTCTGCTTTGAAATGATAAGCAGGTTCCTGTCGCTCAGCTGTTTATTTAATCCACGTGACCTccgtctgtttctgtgtgtgcaaaACTTCCACTGTTTACTCCaaggatcttcaacagggggtctgggacccctagtgggggtcctcagagttactgcaggcgggccaccaaattattgttaaaacCAAattgtcttaacatgaatcagacatattattagcaaataaaaATCAGCTTatttctgaaaaacaacaacattgatgataggcccataggtaaggtagtctctaagatagccatccacagatccagTCCATGCACTAAATAGCTATGTAttaaggctttaggccaccaccCACACATTGTTTAAGGCCCAGTTTAATGTCcaacataatacaatatatgtagtagggacccccctgatccgtctctctcagataaaggggtccttggcttaaaaaatgttgaaaacccCTGTTTTACTCAGTTTATGCAAATTCAACTCTTCAATTGACTGAACATTGAATttaatataaaaggcaccactaaaaaaggATGACAGCtatattttaaagtgcagttttctgtcgatattttctttcaactaacacaaatgTCCCACCTTTTCGTGATGTGTATAGAACAGTGTTatcgtttttttaaataaatacgataatattgtcatctcaaatgactttgtttttattgtctacGTAGAGATCTGCCTTCAGACCAGCAGCCAGCTCCACGCACGACTGGATCGGTCCACCCAACCCTCTTTCCAACCTGCGGCCAATCGTGTACCACGTCCCTGGGAACGAATCGGAGCTTGAGAAACGTCTGAGACACCTGAGGCAGGAGACGGAGGACTGGAACCACGACTTCTGGACCAAGCAGAACATCAGCTACAGCAAGGTGGAAGTGTTTTTTGATTCAGGACACTGAGGCAGAGTGTATATATACAAAGTTGTGTTCACTAGCCATGGAGTCACTTACTGGGGCATGGGGGGGAGGCCCGGGAGCCCTGGAGGTCAGTACCCAGCCATATAGCCACTTACTGGGGCATTGGGGGGAGGCCCTGGAGGTCAGTACCCAGCCATATAGCCACTTACTGGGGCATGGGGGGGAGGCCCAGAAGCCCTGGAGGTCAATAACCAGCCATATAGCCACTTACTGGGGCTTGGGAGGGAGGCTGGGGACTCTGGAGCAGGTTAACTCAGGCTTGGAGCCACTTACTGGGGCTTGGGAGGGAGGCTGGGGCCCCTGGAACATGTTAACCCGGGGTAAGAGCCACTTACTGGGGCTTGGGAGGAAGGCTGTGTGCCATGGAGCATGTTAGCCCAGCGTTAGAGCCATTTACTGGGCCTTGGGCTGGGGGCCCTGGAGGTAATCTAAACTTCTGCTGCACAGAAGTAATGCATTTAATGTTTATGGAAAAACAACCTCACTTTATTAGGAATATATATACAACAAGACAAAGGCACATCACAGACAACATATGTTGCAAATGAGGAAAATAAAACTCTGCCCTGCCCGCACAAAGTCTATTTTCAGTAAACCTGGTGCTGAGGTTGTGCGGGAGTATAGTCTTTTACACTATTACAGAATAATCAAAGGCCTTGCCAAAATCAAGAAAGCTAAATTCATTAATTAATAATCTACAGAAACAGAGTTTCCTTATTTTGAAGTTGTAGTagttatttttggttttaaGACTCTCTGAGTCTTTTGTATTGCTAACAATGTTTTAATTTAAgcagtgtgattaaaatgcagTAAATGCTAATGATATAATAATCAAAATTATGCTCCATCACAATAAGcagagatgaaaagaaaaacacccgCAAAAAGTTCCATGTAATTGAAATGAAAGTAAAAGAGCTGCAACGAACTAAAGTTTATTTCAAATAAGGcagcaactaatgattatttcttaatctgtgaagaaaaaaagtccCAGAAACCAACTGATGtccaaaatataaaataaccaAACATCTTATTATTTATGAtgttaataaaaacagaaaggcaaCAAATCCTCAGTggatgtttggcatttttgctgaATAAATAGTGGAAATGATCAAACGGTTGTGGATTATTATTCTGTCGATGGATCAGTCGGCTAATGGACTCATTGCTTTAGCAGTTATATAAAGaagttagggctgcacaatataccatttttttttttattgccatgACATATAAAAGCACtcccaagattttttttttgttagttgaaagaaaatatcagtagaaaatgGCACTTTAAATGGAAAgtcttttttagtggtgccttttatattcaattcaattttcagtTGGTCCAATGAAAGTAAtgctttcctttcatttgtttcaaaTTCCACAAGCAGTTTGTTGCTTTTAGCAGAATAcggcagaaatgcagaactgagtacactttaatatctgtttatgtaTATCGTAGTAATATCGTTATCAGGTTATTCAACAACCTTATCGCATAGCACATACTTTCCTCAGACTGGCAGCCCTAAATGAAGGACCACGTttactgtgtatgtgtttagaCAACAGGATGGTACAGAGCAAAGCCTCTGAATCAGCAAACATCCCCCCCCCCAGAGATGCTGACCTCTGCAGAGCCTCCACATGTGGAAGTGTCAGTGAGTGGTAGTGTCCTGCATGCTCAGCTCTGTCTTACATGCTGTAAGTTGTTCTTTCCaccagcagagagcagcagtgCACCACAAAGCTGttagagatcttcaacaaggggtcccTGACATCATGCAGTGGGGGGCCACCAACCTTAtgtgaaagttttttcaaaaatgtaaatgtcttaaCATTAATCTAACATGTTATTAGCAAATATTAATCAgcctttttgttgaaaaaaacaaccacacatTGATTATACTGTTACTGGCCCAAGTTAAtccttaaggattcactgtaccatatgtatttttaacattaaaacatgatttataaaatcatgccaacaattatttaatagcttggtattctatgcactaaaaatgtgtgtttaaaggctttttgtaggcccagtttaatatgcaacttttaTACtgaattttatacaatatttgtagtaggggtccctgctccgtttctctctcagttaaggggtccttggcctaaaagaTGTTGGAGACCCCTGCATTAGGTGTCAAAAGGTGCAGTAGCAGACCTTATTGTCCCCTTTCTTATGCAAAGAGTTATGTTCAAAACTTAGTGAGGAAATAAATACCTTGAGTTTGATGCTATTTATTGAGCAAAGATATTTTCAAAAACCTATTTTTACTTTCATAGGGGTTCTGCCTACGCTGCCTAATCTGCAACATAATAAATGGTCATTCAATTCATTTGTTTCACATTTCCAATTTAATTTGAGTGCTATACGGCCACTGatagaaaggaaaggaaagacaggaaaaCTGAGTTGtcctaaatgtgaatattttggtTGTGTGCATCCATTTGTTCTGGAAGTTTTCTGACTCGCTGAGACCAACCCTGTTGATCTGTTGTCTGTATTCAACCTGGGTCATcgttgtctttttgtttgtgtcGTAAAATCGGAAGAAAGAAAACTAATGAACCATTATGCTCTCTGCAGGAAAAAGATGTGTTCATCTTTTCATCACTAAAAGCAAAAGGCTTGAGTGTGCGTGATGAGCAAGGTGAGGACTTGCAGCTTTTTATGCATAtattaaagtgtaaaaaaaataaaaactcatgcTGCAtgcatttgcaaatgtattgTGTATAATCTGTGAGCCAGTTTAGTCTGTCAGGCCGTGTTAGAGATTAACCTTAAAACTGAGCGCTGAAGTCTGCAAAATTTGTCTTGATCTTTATTTTtcactcctccttctctctctttccttgtttccttgtttccttccttcctttcttcctcccctttttacctctgtctcctctccttctcctttttCCTCCCTCATCACCTCTTTCCCTCCATTCTTCATTCCTCTTCATCGCCttccctctgtccttccttGCTTCTTCCCTTGCTTCCTTCCTTGCTTTCTTTCTCATCTTTTTACTTCTGTTCCCTCTCCTCCAACTCTTTTCTCCCTATCTCCCCCTTAGCCTTACTTCCCTTTCTTCCCCTCACCTACTTCCCTCCTtgtgtctcctctccttcctcttcatctccTTCCTTGCTTCTTCCCTTGCTCCCTTCCTtcctcactgtttttttttttttttttatctctgtctcctttcctcctcatcttttctccctcatcttcctcttcaCCTCGTTCCCtccattcttcttttcttttgtccttCTGTCGgtttgtctcctctccttccctctgtgCTTGATTTGTTctcacctcctcttcctcccccttgccctcctcttcctccccttgccctcctctccccccctcctctcacccctgtaaaaaacaaaccacaaaaacagcacaaaaaatgacattttcatacacattgatgtgtttttatgtaacaTCTGGTGACTTTTCCCCCCCtgtgctccccccccccccaggacGCCGCCGGGCCCTGAACAGTGAAGAAATGGCGGTGTTTTACAAGAGCTTCCTGGAAACAAACCGACTACGCCACGCAGATTATAACAAGTGAGTTGTTTTGCAGCTGGGTATCTCCCAGGGTGCCGCTGGGTGGTGGTGAGGGGGGGGTACATCTCCCTCCACGGGAGCTGTGGGCTGAAACAGACCGTTATATACTGCACCTAGAGAGCAACAAACATCGCAGCCTTTGAAGAGCTTTCTGTGCATTAGCATTCCAAAGTGGCTGACTTGTTTTTAGCTCAGCGAGTCCTTCATAAAGAATGACGTTCACTGCCCACACACATCACCTCCGcaactgcttttctttttcttttcttttttctgcatGCGAGAGTTAAACTCTACCTTTTGTTATTAtctctagggctgggtatcgtccAAAAACGTTCCACACctgtaccgataccaataccgtgacttcgataACGGTTCCTAAACggtacttttttcaataccaaatttataaaacaaaaataaattacaacattacggcacaaattttatttatttttccgttgctactacgtgagccccgtctctgtgtaacgtagagtgtctctatgacgtgtaacgttagacagccaatcacaaacattattagatcttggtagaagcatgtggcgtgcttattggctcactgacgctgatgagatttactccttagggatTGAAATTGAATGACAAGGGAattttcgatactcgatacttcAGAGGCGATTCGGTTGGTGCCCAAAAAGTATGGAATTCAGTACCCAGCGGCCAGCGCTAATAGTCTCAGGTTAGAATAAATCAAAGGAATAACATTTCTTCCCTCAGGTATTATTGCTTTCTTGGCTCATTCTATTAAcaatattcataaaaaagtaCTTCCAGTACAACAACCCTTTATTTAATTATGCAATTCTACATTTACTCACACTAATTTCCGTATTGTTCATGTTGAAGGTTAGCATCTACTGTAGCATCATAAATGATGTGGCCATTTgattaaatactttaaaatgctttgtattaaaaaaaaaacaaccaaatcaATCATTTGCAAATctaaaatgatttgtttttgtatttgttaaatCGTACTGTATTACTGGATTGAACACACTTCTTCTAAttctcttctccttcttctcatGTTCAGGGAATGGTACCGACGTAACTTCACCATCACCTTGCTCATGGCCCGAGTCGCCCTACAGAACATGTGGAGGACTGTTACCGAAAGACGCAGCAGCAAGAAAAACAGCTCTCCTACCActgataataaataatatattcagCCACCTTATAATCTTAGTTTGCACTGCTTTGATGTGTACTGTCATTAATTTGTGTTTCAAGGAATTAGAAAACTACCTCTCATATCTGATGAAAGATTTCCATCTCGCTGTAcatctgtctctgtatctgaTGTGTGGTTGATTCGATCAGATCCCTCTTAGGTTCTGAAATATATTTTCTCTGCATGCTCACTTGGAAAGGGACCAAAAGATGAGCTGCTGATTTGTTCATTCAGTCCCTACATCTTTcttataattacattttaaagcagtcGGAAATCTTAAGGAGTTTCAAATCAGCAGGGCGTTCACATGAAACATCAATTAAATGAACAAACGTATTACTTTTCACATCTGCCTGCACTTCACTGTAAAACCCAGTCAgagtacattttatttgtatttggaCATCTTATTTCTATCAGTCTGCATTTACTTGACGCACAGGATCACTGATTAATGTGATATTCCGGTTCCAAGGTGTTGGTGATTCCACACTATGTAGTCTGGTATTGCAACATTCCCAGGTAAACCACAGCTAAAACAAGCCCTGAAACTTTGCAAAGGAATAATAAAGTATGCTCTATTATAATATGTTAAACTACCCAGCAGTATAAGTCGTTGATATCAATTCCACCTTCACCAGGTGCAACATTAACatgatgaacacattaatgcatcaataattatataATCCATTAATATGATTTTGAaatccccccccaccaccacattACCAGTACTTTTTGTGTTTACTGGTGAATTGTTGCATTAAATAAATCTGGCAGCTCAGTTTGCGCCACAGTTTCCCCTTTAATCCGGGCAGGGATGACATCATTACCGAGGAAGAGGGGGGCGCCGGGTAACGCCATTTTCACGCACCGcgcagtcagtcagtcatccaGCCAGCGGACTAGCGAGCTGTCATCTTCACGGGCGACTAGTCAACTTTTCATTTAGCCCCATGAAGCCCCTCTTAAGTTAGTTTTACGGAATTGTTCCTGCCATGGAACCAAAGGAAAACAGGCTTTTCTTGTATGGCTCCGAGTAAAGCCAGTGTTTTGACAGTTAGGTTGGCTAGCTATGTAGCTAGCTGGTCACCATAAACGGCGGTTGATGCAGTGAAGACCAGCGTCAGTCGGCAGAACATATTCCATCCGGACACAGTTTGGAAATTTTGTTTTATaacttaaatatttttttttacatttatcagCAAGTGTTGTCTGTCAACGCAACAACACCTCCATTCAAAAAAGACGTGATTTAGACGGTAAAAAAGGCGAGGAAAACGGACGTTACGGTGAAGCTACATTGGCAACGGATGTTCCAGAGAACGGTAAGAATGGCTCCGTGTATTTCTTGGAGTTGTGTCATTAGCCAATTAACTACTTTCCCGGAAATATCCGTGTTGTTTTTAAGTGTCATCTGGTCAAACAACAAGCCTTtgaatttctttagttttttaataGGATTTAAAGGATGGCCCCATTTGATGTGTGGTCCGTGTTTACAGtacaggtgaatagggaaaACATTTGAACTAATATATATCGCCATGAAACTTACCTAGTTGATTGCGTTAagactatttttttgtattacaagttttctgaaatcttatgtttaaatatgcaaattataTGTTAGAATGGATAAAGCCAGGTTCACAAttattgtttcattttgtttacatattagagtcaaaggtttttacagaggggATTTTGAACAAATCTTTTTTATCACtcaataaatcagaaaatatgtcaacagccataaaaagaatacatttttcacacatCGCCGCTTTTTAGGTATACCTTTTTACATTAATCATGCTATGAATGCTATATGAACAAAcccctctgtaaaaaccttcAGATTATAGATATAAACGTAACTGCAAAGTTGGGTGTATGTATAATCTCCATTTTACTGGCTCAGAGTATGAGAACAAATCCTTATTAAAGATATGGATATTAAAGAAAATTCATACATTTTGCAAAACACTTCAGGTGAATAGGGTAAAACTAATAACTATCACTATCAAACTTGACATGTTGATTACTTGCAttaagacatttcttttttgcatTACAAGTGAATGATAATTCTAAgataatgctaacttttggtgTATTTAGAGGAAATCTACAGACGCAAAtaaacaaagtaataaaaaactttttttccactagtctgaaagaagacatgttatggaagcaaaaaaaaaaaaaagaaaaactcaaaatttaaaaatgtttttgcctgTAGTGTCTCCCCTTGCAGGAATTAGACGTTCCTAAGCACTGTGGTTAGTCTGTGACAGGGAGGTATTGGCTAACTGGTTCTTCAGGTTAATCCATTTGTAAGCGAGATAGCTGGGACAAAGCAGCAGGAGCTCCAGGGGCATGGACATGACTGAAACATGCCTGGATGGTGCACTTGGGCCACTGCAGCACCCGAAAGTAGTTGGATGTCCCTTTTCATTGATATTCCGAGCGGGGCTGAAGGCTGTGAAAGCTGCCTGTGTTTGGGGAGACCGCTTCAGAGGGACAGTGGATCCCAGTGTGGGACCCACAGCTGGGAAACCAAAAAACACTGGGAGGTGTCTATGAATATCTGAGATTTAGGACACAATCTCCGAGTATACGCTGCATGTCAGAAATCTCTCAGGAATATTTGTGTGTATTCCTGAGAGTTGTGTTTATGTTTCACATTAAAGTCCCCCGCCCAAAGGACTCCTCATGACAACCTGCAGCCAGGCTAACACCCCTCTGCTCTCCTGGGACTGCTTGTTGTTGGCCTTAGACATCCCAGAAGGTT
It contains:
- the coa8 gene encoding cytochrome c oxidase assembly factor 8, translated to MASKAAVAAAGCLTWRVFSPFTLHSPPCSLSALTIRQCSSKLATQPDKTPKRSAFRPAASSTHDWIGPPNPLSNLRPIVYHVPGNESELEKRLRHLRQETEDWNHDFWTKQNISYSKEKDVFIFSSLKAKGLSVRDEQGRRRALNSEEMAVFYKSFLETNRLRHADYNKEWYRRNFTITLLMARVALQNMWRTVTERRSSKKNSSPTTDNK